A genome region from Panthera uncia isolate 11264 chromosome A3 unlocalized genomic scaffold, Puncia_PCG_1.0 HiC_scaffold_11, whole genome shotgun sequence includes the following:
- the ATP6V1E2 gene encoding V-type proton ATPase subunit E 2 translates to MALSDVDVQKQIKHMMAFIEQEANEKAEEIDAKSEEEFNIEKGRLVQTQRLKIMEYYEKKEKQIEQQKKIQMSTMRNQARLKVLRARDDLISELLSDAKLRLSGIVADPAIYQGLLDKLVLQGLLRLLEPVAIVRCRPQDLLLVEAAVQKAIPEYMMVSQKCVEVQVDQEVHLATNAAGGVEVYSSNQRIKVSNTLESRLDLLAQQKMPDIRKALFGANANRKFFI, encoded by the coding sequence ATGGCTTTGAGTGATGTCGATGTGCAGAAGCAGATTAAGCACATGATGGCTTTCATTGAGCAGGAAGCCAATGAGAAGGCCGAAGAAATAGATGCCAAGTCTGAGGAAGAGTTCAACATTGAGAAAGGACGTCTTGTGCAAACCCAACGACTGAAGATTATGGAGTATTACgagaagaaggagaagcagatAGAGCAGCAGAAGAAGATCCAGATGTCTACCATGAGGAATCAGGCAAGGCTGAAAGTCCTGAGAGCCCGAGATGACCTCATCTCAGAGTTGCTGAGTGATGCGAAGCTGAGACTTAGTGGGATTGTGGCAGATCCAGCAATCTACCAGGGGCTGCTGGATAAGCTAGTGCTTCAGGGTCTGCTCCGACTGCTGGAGCCCGTGGCGATTGTACGCTGCAGGCCACAGGACCTCCTCCTGGTGGAGGCTGCAGTGCAAAAAGCCATCCCTGAATACATGATGGTCTCCCAAAAATGTGTGGAAGTCCAAGTGGATCAAGAGGTGCACCTGGCTACCAATGCAGCTGGAGGAGTGGAGGTCTACAGCAGCAATCAGAGAATAAAGGTTTCGAATACCCTAGAAAGCCGACTGGATCTCTTAGCCCAGCAAAAGATGCCTGATATACGAAAGGCTTTGTTTGGAGCCAATGCCAACAGAAAGTTTTTTATATAA